One Cucurbita pepo subsp. pepo cultivar mu-cu-16 chromosome LG11, ASM280686v2, whole genome shotgun sequence DNA window includes the following coding sequences:
- the LOC111804785 gene encoding leucine aminopeptidase 2, chloroplastic-like gives MADIARVTLGLTRPGPSNAPKINFAAKDIDALEWSGDLVAVGVIEKDVERDEEGDFKKSLLHRLNEALGGLLGEASSEEEFSGKSAQSIVLRISGLRFKRVGLFGLGQSASSAAAFVGLGEAIAAAAQASRAASLALSLAFSEDLSAESKPDIASAIALGIVNGIFDDNRYKSNPKMSLLQSVAVLGLGFGPNMEKKLKYAEYVSSGIVFGKELVNSPANILTPGQLAGEVLKITHKYNDVLSAKIFNEEEIIEMKMGSYLGVTAAATANPAHFIHLCYRPPCGPVLTKLGLVGKGITFDSGGYNLKTGANSNIETMKKDMGGGAAIFGAAKAIAELKPLGVEIHFVVAACENMICATGMRPSDIVTASNGKTIEVNNTDAEGRLTLADALIYTCKLGVDKIIDLATLTGACMIALGPSVAGAFTPNEELATEVFAAAERSGEKIWRLPMEESYWEFMKSGVADMINTGPGQGGAITGALFLKQFVDENVQWMHLDMSGPIWDARKSIATGFGVSTLVEWVMKNSS, from the exons ATGGCTGACATAGCTCGTGTCACTCTTGGCCTTACTCGACCTGGCCCAAGCAATGCCCCTAAG ATAAATTTTGCTGCAAAAGACATTGATGCCTTGGAATGGAGTGGAGACTTGGTTGCTGTGGGTGTGATAGAGAAAGATGTGGAGAGGGATGAAGAGGGCGACTTCAAGAAGTCCCTTTTGCACAGGTTGAATGAAGCCTTGGGTGGATTGTTGGGTGAGGCTTCTTCAGAGGAAGAGTTCTCTGGAAAGTCTGCCCAATCCATTGTTCTAAGAATTTCTGGCTTGAGATTTAAGAGGGTTGGTTTGTTTGGCCTTGGCCAGTCCGCTTCTAGTGCGGCAGCCTTTGTTGGTCTAGGTGAGGCCATTGCAGCAGCAGCACAGGCATCTCGAGCTGCTTCACTTGCTCTATCTCTTGCCTTCTCCGAGGACCTTTCGGCTGAATCCAAGCCTGATATTGCCTCTGCCATTGCACTTG GGATCGTCAATGGAATATTTGACGACAACAGATACAAATCAAACCCCAAAATGAGTCTACTTCAATCCGTGGCTGTTCTTGGCCTTGGATTTGGACCTAATATggaaaaaaagttgaaatatgCAGAATATGTCAGTTCTGGGATTGTTTTTGGAAAAGAACTTGTAAACTCACCTGCAAATATACTTACCCCAG GGCAACTAGCAGGGGAGGTTTtaaagattacccacaagtacAACGATGTTCTTTCAGcaaaaattttcaatgaagaagaaatcataGAAATGAAGATGGGTTCCTATCTTGGTGTCACGGCTGCAGCCACTGCAAATCCTGCTCATTTTATCCACCTGTGTTACAGACCTCCCTGTGGACCTGTATTAACCAAATTGGGTTTAGTTGGTAAAGGAATTACCTTTGACAG TGGTGGCTACAACCTTAAAACAGGAGCCAACAGTAACATTGAAACAATGAAAAAGGATATGGGAGGGGGAGCAGCAATCTTTGGAGCAGCAAAAGCCATTGCTGAGCTTAAACCTCTTGGTGTAGAG ATTCATTTTGTTGTTGCTGCCTGTGAGAACATGATATGTGCAACTGGTATGAGACCTAGTGATATTGTCACAGCTTCAAATGGAAAGACAATTGAG gtTAATAACACTGATGCTGAAGGAAGACTTACCCTTGCTGATGCGTTGATATACACTTGTAAGCTGGGTGTTGATAAG ATTATAGACCTGGCTACTCTAACTGGTGCTTGTATGATTGCTCTAGGGCCTTCAGTTGCAG GTGCCTTTACACCAAACGAAGAGCTAGCAACAGAGGTATTTGCTGCTGCAGAGAGGAGTGGTGAGAAGATATGGAGGTTGCCAATGGAGGAAAGCTATTGGGAGTTTATGAAATCGGGCGTGGCTGATATGATCAACACTGGTCCTGGTCAAGGCGGTGCTATCACAGGCGCTCTGTTTCTGAAGCAG TTTGTTGATGAGAATGTGCAATGGATGCACCTTGACATGTCTGGCCCTATTTGGGATGCCAGGAAGAGTATTGCTACTGGATTTGGTGTCTCCACGCTTGTGGAGTGGGTTATGAAGAACTCTTCTTAA
- the LOC111804772 gene encoding uncharacterized protein LOC111804772: protein MLESGNAENHLSDVGCSGVNDDGDDEDDERRKSMAKAQIIAPDLGEQKGFGKAKRVMLYPFRKAKKQILRRRIKRDSSSCSSSSSSVDCTRRTSSSDKRVFDGSVNQGCGFCFMKLSISDPKNGPPTDPNHRKFTNEMLKVLIEKNDFYSKESNPHLDVHMGTGRKH from the exons ATGTTGGAATCAGGAAATGCTGAGAATCATCTCTCAGATGTTGGTTGCAGTGGTGTTAATGACGATGGTGATGATGAAGACGATGAGCGTCGTAAAAGTATGGCGAAGGCCCAAATTATCGCGCCTGATTTGGGTGAACAGAAGGGTTTTGGAAAGGCGAAACGAGTGATGTTGTATCCATTTCGAAAGGCGAAGAAACAGATTCTTCGGCGGAGGATTAAGAgagattcttcttcttgttcttcttcttcttcttctgttgaTTGTACTAGAAGAACAAGTTCTTCCGATAAAAGGGTTTTTGATGGAAGCGTTAATCAGGGCTGTGGTTTCTGTTTCATGAAACTTTCCATTTCAGATCCTAAGAATGGGCCTCCGACTGATCCTAATCACCGGAAGTTCACTAATGAAATGTTGAAAGTTCTTATTGAGAAGAATGATTTCTATTCCAAGGAATCCAATCCTCACTTGG ATGTTCATATGGGCACTGGAAGAAAACATTAA
- the LOC111804757 gene encoding germin-like protein 5-1 — translation MVTGVIDLPKKWHLWCLPCPIFSKKCYHHNLIKTQFIAQLYINFFNQPPPTTTTFLFSLLLSSSSSPNFFTIMNMKLPLPALFAAPLAFFFFAVATADPDLLQDVCVADLASGIKVNGFTCKSNFSANDFFFDGLAKPGATNNSLGSRVTGANVQSIPGLNTLGVSLSRIDYAPDGLNPPHTHPRATEIVFVLDGELDVGFITTANVLVSKSIKKGEIFVFPKGLVHFQKNNGKVPAAVISAFNSQLPGTQSIAATLFAASPPVPDNVLTKAFQIGTKEVKKIKSKLAPK, via the exons ATGGTGACAGGGGTCATTGACTTGCCTAAGAAGTGGCATCTTTGGTGCCTTCCATGCCCCATCTTCTCAAAAAAATGCTATCATCATAACTTAATCAAAACTCAATTCATAGCTCAATTATATATTAACTTCTTCAACCAACCACCACCCACAACaaccacttttcttttttcccttttgctctcctcttcttcttcaccaaaTTTCTTCACAATCATGAACATGAAGCTGCCTCTCCCTGCTCTGTTTGCTGCTCCTcttgccttcttcttcttcgccgTCGCCACTGCCGATCCCGATCTTCTTCAAGACGTTTGCGTCGCAGATCTTGCTTCAG GAATCAAGGTAAACGGATTCACCTGCAAGTCGAATTTCTCAGCAAACGATTTCTTCTTCGACGGATTGGCCAAACCAGGCGCCACGAACAATAGCCTTGGCTCGCGAGTAACCGGCGCCAATGTCCAATCAATCCCCGGCCTGAACACACTCGGCGTCTCCCTCTCGCGGATCGACTACGCCCCTGACGGCCTTAATCCACCGCACACGCATCCACGCGCCACCGAGATCGTGTTCGTCCTCGATGGCGAACTCGACGTCGGCTTCATAACGACTGCTAATGTCCTCGTCTCGAAGTCGATCAAGAAGGGCGAGATCTTCGTCTTCCCCAAGGGATTAGTCCATTTCCAGAAAAACAACGGCAAGGTTCCGGCGGCGGTGATTTCGGCGTTTAACAGCCAGTTGCCTGGTACTCAATCGATTGCGGCGACGCTCTTCGCCGCATCTCCGCCGGTGCCTGATAATGTTTTGACGAAGGCGTTTCAGATTGGGACAAAAGAGGTCAAGAAGATCAAATCGAAGCTTGCTCCGAAATAA